From Amycolatopsis sp. YIM 10, the proteins below share one genomic window:
- a CDS encoding diiron oxygenase: protein MTRTLKDAGREKTAERLLKSSANKFYDPDVDIDWDAPLVPGKHYIPEHRSSLYGTDLWRKLTPEQRIELGKHEIASVATTGLWFEILLMQMLLKEVYETDPTTSHAQYALTEVADECRHSTMFARLADRIGCPAYGPVPALRQLAKLLPAISYGPARYGAILVAEEVLDRLQREQMNDPEIQPLVRMVNRIHVLEEARHVTFAREEVTRGMAKLNRAELVYQQFLIALISYFVTRAFINPHVYKAVGIRPRDGVEAALNNPNWQQTIAYAGEKIMPFLQDAGLIGKPGMYFWKKSFLLPAK from the coding sequence ATGACGCGGACGCTCAAGGACGCGGGTCGGGAAAAGACCGCGGAACGACTGCTCAAGTCTTCGGCGAACAAGTTCTACGACCCCGACGTCGACATCGACTGGGACGCGCCACTGGTGCCGGGCAAGCACTACATCCCGGAGCACCGCTCCAGCCTCTACGGCACGGACCTGTGGCGGAAGCTGACCCCGGAGCAGCGGATCGAGCTGGGCAAGCACGAGATCGCCAGTGTCGCGACCACCGGGCTCTGGTTCGAGATCCTGCTGATGCAGATGCTGCTCAAGGAGGTCTACGAGACGGACCCGACCACCAGCCACGCGCAGTACGCGCTGACCGAGGTGGCCGACGAGTGCCGTCACTCGACCATGTTCGCGCGGCTGGCCGACCGGATCGGCTGCCCGGCGTACGGGCCGGTGCCCGCGCTGCGCCAGCTGGCCAAGCTGCTGCCCGCGATCAGCTACGGGCCAGCCCGCTACGGCGCCATCCTGGTCGCCGAGGAGGTGCTGGACCGGCTGCAGCGCGAGCAGATGAACGACCCGGAGATCCAGCCGCTGGTGCGCATGGTGAACCGGATCCACGTGCTGGAGGAAGCCCGCCACGTGACCTTCGCGCGGGAGGAGGTCACCCGCGGCATGGCCAAGCTGAACCGCGCGGAGCTGGTCTACCAGCAGTTCCTGATCGCGCTGATCTCCTACTTCGTCACCAGGGCGTTCATCAATCCCCACGTCTACAAGGCGGTCGGCATCCGGCCGCGTGACGGGGTCGAGGCCGCGCTGAACAACCCGAACTGGCAGCAGACCATCGCCTACGCGGGCGAGAAGATCATGCCGTTCCTGCAGGACGCCGGCCTGATCGGCAAACCGGGGATGTACTTCTGGAAGAAGTCCTTCCTCCTGCCGGCCAAGTGA
- a CDS encoding acyltransferase family protein: MDGVTSAQARAGVLDDALLPDRRALRLTGVDVARGVAVLGMYAVHVGPHPAHGGLNLAFLPFEGRSAALFAVLAGVSIALMSGGEVPKTGRPWAQVVLRLLTRAPLLVALGLFLTNLHTGYLIILAYYGACFVLAIPFLRLGIPALIAGAAFCATVMPFLSFAIRSHIAPRDLVLWIPDATIETFSTASFDYILQVLLLTGTFPAVSLMAYIFAGMAIGRMNLRSELVCRRLVAGGAITAAVAYTTSWLATDVLGGREEIYRSLIPAAGAAGMSPAEFYEQNVNQSFGTPPTTTLAWEFVANGHSYTPFDLVGCIGISAAAIGGCMLLARRHGRLLRPIADLGSIALTAYAAHFVAIWWFFREKDAFSLTHWLWFGGVAVVFAVAWKKWIGRGPLEWVLHQASRWPGKLIPKRS, translated from the coding sequence GTGGACGGCGTCACTTCGGCACAGGCACGCGCCGGCGTGCTCGACGATGCACTTTTGCCTGACCGGCGCGCGCTGCGGCTGACCGGTGTCGACGTCGCCAGGGGCGTCGCGGTGCTCGGCATGTACGCGGTGCACGTCGGACCCCATCCCGCGCACGGCGGCCTGAACCTGGCGTTCCTGCCGTTCGAAGGCCGGTCCGCGGCGTTGTTCGCGGTGCTCGCCGGGGTGTCGATAGCGCTGATGTCCGGCGGTGAGGTGCCCAAGACCGGGCGGCCGTGGGCCCAGGTGGTGCTGCGGCTGCTGACCAGGGCCCCGCTGCTGGTCGCGCTCGGGCTGTTCCTGACCAACCTGCACACCGGTTACCTGATCATCCTGGCCTACTACGGGGCCTGTTTTGTGCTGGCGATCCCGTTCCTGCGGCTCGGCATCCCGGCGCTGATCGCCGGGGCCGCGTTCTGCGCCACGGTGATGCCGTTCCTGTCGTTCGCCATCCGGTCGCACATCGCACCGCGTGATCTGGTGCTGTGGATCCCGGACGCCACGATCGAGACGTTCAGCACCGCGTCGTTCGACTACATCCTGCAGGTGCTGCTGCTGACCGGGACGTTCCCGGCGGTGAGCCTGATGGCCTACATCTTCGCCGGCATGGCGATCGGGCGGATGAACCTGCGCTCGGAGCTGGTCTGCCGCCGGCTGGTGGCCGGTGGCGCGATCACCGCGGCCGTCGCGTACACGACGTCCTGGCTGGCCACGGACGTGCTCGGCGGGCGCGAGGAGATCTACCGCTCGCTGATCCCGGCGGCGGGCGCGGCCGGGATGAGCCCGGCGGAGTTCTACGAGCAGAACGTGAACCAGTCGTTCGGCACGCCGCCGACCACCACGCTGGCCTGGGAGTTCGTCGCGAACGGACACTCGTACACGCCGTTCGACCTGGTTGGCTGCATCGGCATCTCGGCGGCCGCGATCGGCGGCTGCATGCTGCTGGCGCGACGGCACGGCAGGCTGCTGCGGCCCATCGCGGACCTGGGCTCGATCGCGCTGACCGCGTACGCCGCGCACTTCGTGGCGATCTGGTGGTTCTTCCGGGAGAAGGACGCGTTCAGCCTGACGCACTGGCTGTGGTTCGGTGGCGTGGCGGTGGTTTTCGCGGTGGCGTGGAAGAAGTGGATCGGGCGGGGGCCGTTGGAGTGGGTGCTGCATCAGGCGTCGCGGTGGCCGGGGAAGTTGATTCCGAAGCGGTCTTGA
- a CDS encoding ferritin-like fold-containing protein — MTDGKDKISEGVVDLLGVLAYGELSAFDRLAEDARSAPTLGGRAALSCMAAAEIGHYQQLSEYLSRHGLTVERAMEPFVRPLDAWHASTAPKSWLESLVKAYVGDGLAADLYREIAHWLDPETKDLVLTVLADTGHSAFAEQEVAAAIQAERTQRDKLALWGRRLLGEALTQAQYVVAERDGLAELIVSGSGDLSGIAQLFRRLQQGHTKRMQVLGLG, encoded by the coding sequence GTGACCGACGGAAAAGACAAGATCAGCGAGGGTGTCGTCGATCTGCTGGGGGTGCTCGCGTACGGCGAGCTGTCCGCGTTCGACCGCCTCGCCGAGGACGCGAGATCCGCCCCCACGCTGGGCGGGCGCGCCGCGTTGTCGTGCATGGCGGCGGCCGAGATCGGGCACTACCAGCAGCTGTCGGAGTACCTCTCGCGGCACGGGTTGACGGTGGAGCGGGCGATGGAACCGTTCGTCCGCCCGCTGGACGCCTGGCACGCCTCGACGGCCCCGAAATCGTGGCTGGAATCACTGGTGAAGGCCTACGTCGGCGACGGGCTGGCGGCCGACCTGTACCGCGAGATCGCGCACTGGCTGGACCCGGAGACCAAGGACCTGGTGCTGACCGTGCTCGCCGACACCGGGCACTCGGCCTTCGCCGAGCAGGAGGTGGCGGCGGCCATCCAGGCCGAGCGCACCCAGCGCGACAAGCTGGCCCTGTGGGGGCGGCGGCTGCTGGGCGAGGCACTGACCCAGGCCCAGTACGTGGTGGCCGAGCGTGACGGTCTCGCCGAGCTGATCGTCAGCGGATCGGGTGACCTGTCCGGCATCGCCCAGCTGTTCCGGCGGCTCCAGCAGGGTCACACCAAGAGAATGCAGGTCCTCGGGCTCGGTTAG
- a CDS encoding DUF4873 domain-containing protein, translating into MSEHEHDDEDGYTGDATLVVGETELAVRVQLRGHFQPIDGYYHWYGRITASPELSTLLGGRKTKAEIRTPEGSAPCELSDPDTWDRYRVMGTSTPPFHVPKSLSEIEAATA; encoded by the coding sequence GTGAGCGAGCACGAACACGACGACGAAGACGGCTACACCGGCGACGCCACACTGGTGGTCGGCGAGACGGAACTGGCGGTGCGGGTCCAGCTGCGAGGCCACTTCCAGCCGATCGACGGTTACTACCACTGGTACGGCCGGATCACCGCTTCCCCGGAACTGTCCACTTTGCTGGGTGGCAGGAAAACGAAGGCGGAGATCCGCACCCCGGAAGGCTCGGCCCCGTGCGAACTGTCCGATCCGGACACCTGGGACCGCTACCGCGTCATGGGCACCAGCACCCCACCGTTCCACGTCCCGAAGTCGCTGTCCGAAATCGAAGCCGCCACCGCCTAG
- a CDS encoding alpha/beta fold hydrolase: MPPTTPNGRTPITHVPLSTTPLPPLDPHVEPWPGKTEEIGGVGLHLRRTPGADGTVAVYVHGLGGSSTNWTELAALLAPAATGIAVDLPGFGFSEPPSEFDFGLNSHAALLAEFLDGLGKGPVHLLGNSMGGAIALLVAARRPELVRTLTLISPAMPDRRVDHRRLSDPRMALAYLPFVGKRVRRALAALGPEERAKQVIKLCFADPAAFSERRLAELAEEHSARAEFAWAAPAMARSTFGIFRAWFSRGPASLWAAAAEVTVPTLVVWGEKDRVISVRRASRTATLMPRARLLVLPRTGHVAQMERPNTVAKAVLGMWERVEADRW, translated from the coding sequence GTGCCGCCGACTACCCCCAACGGCAGAACGCCGATCACCCATGTGCCGCTGAGCACCACCCCGCTGCCGCCGCTCGACCCGCACGTGGAGCCGTGGCCAGGCAAAACCGAGGAAATCGGCGGCGTCGGGCTGCACCTGCGCCGGACGCCGGGCGCGGACGGCACGGTCGCGGTCTACGTCCACGGGCTCGGCGGTTCGTCGACGAACTGGACCGAGCTGGCCGCCCTGCTCGCGCCCGCGGCCACCGGGATCGCGGTCGACCTGCCCGGGTTCGGCTTCTCCGAGCCGCCCTCGGAGTTCGACTTCGGCCTCAACTCGCACGCCGCGCTGCTCGCCGAGTTCCTCGACGGGCTCGGCAAGGGCCCGGTGCACCTGCTGGGCAACTCGATGGGCGGGGCGATCGCGCTGCTGGTGGCCGCGCGGCGGCCGGAGCTGGTGCGCACGCTGACGTTGATCTCACCGGCCATGCCGGACCGGCGGGTCGACCACCGGCGGCTGTCCGACCCGCGGATGGCGCTGGCCTACCTGCCGTTCGTCGGCAAGCGGGTCCGCCGCGCGCTGGCCGCGCTCGGCCCGGAGGAACGCGCGAAGCAGGTGATCAAGCTGTGCTTCGCCGATCCGGCGGCCTTCTCCGAGCGGCGGCTCGCCGAACTCGCCGAGGAGCACAGCGCGCGGGCCGAGTTCGCCTGGGCCGCGCCCGCGATGGCCCGCAGCACCTTCGGCATCTTCCGCGCCTGGTTCAGCCGGGGCCCGGCCTCGCTGTGGGCGGCGGCGGCCGAGGTGACCGTGCCGACGCTGGTCGTGTGGGGTGAGAAGGACCGGGTGATTTCGGTGCGGCGTGCATCACGGACGGCGACACTGATGCCGCGTGCGCGTCTACTCGTCCTGCCACGAACGGGCCATGTGGCCCAGATGGAACGCCCGAATACCGTAGCGAAGGCCGTGCTGGGTATGTGGGAGCGTGTCGAAGCAGATCGCTGGTAA
- a CDS encoding TetR/AcrR family transcriptional regulator, translating to MTEAAQSTPRTQVRLPRTERRAQLLTAAQRVFAANGYHAAAMDEIAEQAGVSKPVLYQHFPGKLDLYIALLESHVDELVRRVRAALDSTTDNKQRVPATVGAFFDFVNGDAGAFRMIFESDLRGEPAVQQAVDRATSASVDAITETITSDAGLDEDRARLLAVGLVGLSQVSARFWLANHSSISREEAVALTSTLAWRGIGAGFPLQHS from the coding sequence ATGACGGAAGCGGCTCAAAGCACCCCGCGGACGCAGGTGCGGCTGCCTCGCACGGAACGGCGGGCCCAGCTGCTGACCGCCGCCCAGCGGGTGTTCGCCGCCAACGGCTACCACGCGGCGGCGATGGACGAGATCGCCGAGCAGGCCGGGGTCAGCAAGCCCGTGCTCTACCAGCACTTCCCCGGCAAGCTCGACCTCTACATCGCGCTGCTGGAGAGCCACGTCGACGAGCTGGTGCGGCGGGTGCGCGCGGCGCTGGACTCCACCACGGACAACAAGCAGCGCGTTCCGGCCACGGTCGGCGCCTTCTTCGACTTCGTCAACGGCGACGCCGGCGCGTTCCGGATGATCTTCGAATCCGACCTGCGCGGCGAGCCCGCCGTGCAGCAGGCGGTGGACAGGGCGACCTCGGCGAGCGTGGACGCGATCACCGAGACGATCACCTCGGACGCCGGTCTCGACGAGGACCGCGCCCGCCTGCTGGCCGTCGGACTGGTCGGGCTGAGCCAGGTCAGCGCCCGGTTCTGGCTGGCCAACCACAGCTCGATCAGCCGCGAGGAGGCGGTCGCGCTGACCTCCACCCTGGCCTGGCGCGGCATCGGCGCCGGCTTCCCCCTGCAGCACTCGTGA
- a CDS encoding DUF3152 domain-containing protein, which yields MANRVTNGARGGGERSPHSSSARRSDRYGSYHTGSGRAVRAGEERYRPGSRRTAAEPLSASWRPREEEPQPAPKRGKVGKLTKTYGWRVYALPVLAVVTALVVFDTATSPPETPPAEQTSTTLAGGEGSGTNGEGEAAPAGAELPAPQADLNIPTADLPEGKPYAQKGEGTWHVVPGKSEPFGSGGKLWKYTIEIEDGIPPDDIGGEDTFANTVQGILSEDPRGWAGSGQLRLQRVDNSDPTADFKVALTTSDTAKRVCGSSIPYEASCRKGDTKQVVINLARWVRGAKAFSSDLLAYREYAINHEVGHALGHGHIGCGKDGDLAPVMMQQSFGVANDYVAKLNNVPGGDRNSVPADGKVCKPNSYPNPGAQAG from the coding sequence GTGGCGAACCGGGTGACGAATGGCGCGCGAGGCGGCGGTGAACGGTCGCCGCACTCCTCGTCGGCCCGTCGTTCCGACCGCTACGGCAGCTACCACACGGGCAGCGGACGAGCCGTTCGCGCCGGTGAGGAGCGCTACCGCCCCGGTTCCCGGCGCACCGCCGCGGAGCCGCTGAGCGCGTCGTGGCGCCCCCGTGAGGAGGAGCCGCAGCCCGCGCCGAAGCGCGGCAAGGTCGGCAAGCTGACCAAGACCTACGGCTGGCGCGTGTACGCCCTGCCGGTACTGGCCGTGGTGACCGCGCTGGTGGTCTTCGACACAGCGACCAGCCCGCCGGAGACGCCCCCGGCCGAGCAGACCTCGACCACGCTGGCCGGTGGCGAGGGCTCCGGTACCAACGGCGAGGGCGAGGCCGCGCCCGCCGGCGCCGAGCTGCCCGCCCCGCAGGCCGACCTGAACATCCCGACCGCCGACCTGCCGGAGGGCAAGCCGTACGCGCAGAAGGGCGAAGGCACCTGGCACGTGGTGCCCGGCAAGTCGGAACCGTTCGGCAGCGGCGGCAAGCTGTGGAAGTACACGATCGAGATCGAGGACGGCATCCCGCCGGACGACATCGGTGGTGAGGACACCTTCGCGAACACCGTGCAGGGCATCCTCTCCGAGGACCCGCGCGGCTGGGCCGGCAGCGGGCAGCTGCGGCTGCAGCGGGTGGACAACAGCGACCCGACCGCCGACTTCAAGGTCGCGCTGACCACTTCGGACACCGCGAAACGGGTGTGCGGTTCGTCCATCCCGTACGAGGCCTCGTGCCGCAAGGGTGACACCAAGCAGGTGGTGATCAACCTCGCCCGCTGGGTGCGCGGCGCCAAGGCGTTCAGCTCGGACCTGCTGGCCTACCGCGAGTACGCGATCAACCACGAGGTCGGGCACGCGCTGGGCCACGGGCACATCGGCTGCGGCAAGGACGGCGACCTGGCGCCGGTGATGATGCAGCAGAGCTTCGGCGTGGCCAACGACTACGTGGCCAAGCTGAACAACGTGCCCGGCGGCGACCGGAACTCGGTGCCCGCCGACGGCAAGGTCTGCAAGCCGAACAGCTACCCGAACCCGGGGGCGCAGGCGGGCTGA
- a CDS encoding TetR/AcrR family transcriptional regulator: MVGRVKRNSKQASKQPAAGEPDTGDARRDRWRKHRIARRAEFVEAALRALDQHGPDLGMEDVAAEAGVTKPVLYRHFEDKADLFVALGQRGTNILFERLIPAINAELAPLPRIRMALDAFFGVIEEHPNLYRLLARGSWPDKPVDSDVVAEDKELIATALTALLGDYMRMFNMDSGAAEPWAHGIVGLVQNTGEWWLERRSMSRDSVVEYLTQLIWAAIDGLLRQRGVVVDPNLPLEQNKVVQLVRGKDETA; the protein is encoded by the coding sequence ATGGTCGGCCGTGTCAAGCGCAACAGCAAGCAAGCCAGCAAGCAGCCCGCCGCCGGGGAGCCGGACACCGGGGACGCCCGGCGCGATCGCTGGCGCAAGCACCGCATCGCGCGGCGCGCGGAGTTCGTCGAGGCCGCGCTGCGGGCGCTCGACCAGCACGGTCCCGACCTCGGCATGGAGGACGTCGCCGCGGAGGCCGGGGTGACCAAGCCGGTGCTGTACCGGCACTTCGAGGACAAGGCTGATCTTTTTGTGGCGCTCGGCCAGCGCGGCACGAACATCCTGTTCGAGCGGTTGATCCCGGCGATCAACGCCGAACTCGCGCCGTTGCCCCGGATCCGCATGGCGCTGGACGCCTTCTTCGGCGTGATCGAGGAGCACCCGAACCTGTACCGCCTGCTGGCGCGCGGGTCGTGGCCGGACAAGCCGGTGGATTCGGACGTGGTGGCGGAGGACAAGGAACTCATCGCGACCGCGCTGACCGCGTTGCTCGGTGACTACATGCGGATGTTCAACATGGATTCGGGCGCCGCGGAACCGTGGGCGCACGGGATCGTCGGCCTGGTGCAGAACACCGGCGAGTGGTGGCTGGAGCGACGGTCGATGAGCCGGGACAGCGTGGTCGAATACCTGACCCAGCTGATCTGGGCGGCGATCGACGGACTGCTGCGCCAGCGGGGCGTGGTGGTCGACCCGAACCTGCCACTGGAGCAGAACAAGGTCGTGCAACTGGTACGGGGAAAGGACGAAACGGCGTGA
- the moeZ gene encoding adenylyltransferase/sulfurtransferase MoeZ: protein MSGTLPPLVEPAAELTKDEVARYSRHLIIPDVGMDGQKRLKNAKVLVIGAGGLGSPALLYLAAAGVGTLGIVDFDVVDESNLQRQVIHGQSDVGKLKAASAQESLAETNPNVKVHLHTERLESSNALDIFRDYDLIVDGTDNFATRYLVNDAAVILGKPYVWGSIFRFEGQVSVFWEDAPNGKGLNYRDLYPEPPPPGMVPSCAEGGVLGVLCASIGSIMVNEAIKLITGIGEPLLGRLISYDALEMRYREVKIRKDPDTPKITELIDYEAFCGVVSDEAQQAASNSTITAAELKAKFDNGENFELIDVREPHEYEIVNIKGAKLIPKDRILSGEALAELPQDKPIVLHCKSGARSAEALAALHQAGFKDATHLGGGVLAWARQVDPSLPTY, encoded by the coding sequence ATGTCAGGTACGCTGCCGCCGCTCGTCGAGCCGGCCGCCGAGCTCACCAAGGACGAGGTGGCCCGCTACAGCCGTCACCTGATCATCCCGGATGTCGGGATGGACGGGCAGAAGCGGCTCAAGAACGCCAAGGTGCTGGTCATCGGCGCCGGCGGACTGGGCAGCCCGGCCCTGCTGTACCTGGCCGCGGCCGGGGTCGGCACGCTGGGCATCGTCGACTTCGACGTGGTCGACGAGTCGAACCTCCAGCGCCAGGTGATCCACGGGCAGAGCGACGTCGGCAAGCTGAAGGCCGCCTCCGCCCAGGAGTCGCTGGCCGAGACCAATCCGAACGTGAAGGTCCACCTGCACACCGAGCGGCTGGAGAGCTCGAACGCGCTGGACATCTTCCGCGACTACGACCTGATCGTCGACGGCACGGACAACTTCGCCACCCGCTACCTGGTCAACGACGCCGCGGTGATCCTCGGCAAGCCGTACGTCTGGGGCTCGATCTTCCGGTTCGAGGGCCAGGTCAGCGTGTTCTGGGAGGACGCGCCGAACGGCAAGGGGCTGAACTACCGCGACCTCTACCCCGAGCCGCCGCCGCCCGGCATGGTGCCCTCGTGCGCCGAGGGCGGGGTGCTCGGCGTGCTGTGCGCCTCGATCGGCTCGATCATGGTGAACGAGGCGATCAAGCTGATCACCGGCATCGGTGAGCCGCTGCTCGGCCGCCTGATCAGCTACGACGCGCTGGAGATGCGGTACCGCGAGGTCAAGATCCGCAAGGACCCGGACACGCCGAAGATCACCGAGCTGATCGACTACGAGGCGTTCTGCGGGGTGGTCTCCGACGAGGCGCAGCAGGCCGCGTCGAACAGCACGATCACCGCGGCCGAGCTGAAGGCCAAGTTCGACAACGGCGAGAACTTCGAGCTGATCGACGTCCGCGAGCCGCACGAGTACGAGATCGTGAACATCAAGGGCGCGAAGCTGATCCCGAAGGACCGGATCCTGTCCGGGGAGGCGCTGGCCGAACTGCCGCAGGACAAGCCGATCGTGCTGCACTGCAAGTCGGGCGCGCGCTCGGCGGAGGCACTGGCGGCGCTGCACCAGGCCGGGTTCAAGGATGCCACGCACCTCGGTGGCGGGGTGCTCGCGTGGGCGCGGCAGGTCGACCCGAGTCTGCCGACCTACTAA
- a CDS encoding alpha/beta fold hydrolase, producing MSAREYVTADGTRLHLELSGPEDAAVTLVLVHGWTQDLTCWEPVVQRLPGQRLLRYDHRGHGRSAPATKTTATIEQIADDLAEVLETVVPDGKLVLAGHSMGGMTIMALAERHPELVSSRVAGVAFVATSSGEMNQLTLGLPGLAGRGVPRVEPRVRNLLERRRKDTLPGTPGFLAPFTRWLAFGRGAARADVLDVAAQALRAHPASIAGFLEAITRHDRRLALAALRGTPAVVLAGQLDRLCPVPHARVIADELPEAEFVYFPKAGHMLPYERADEVAARIRALLKVPVLAGV from the coding sequence GTGAGCGCGCGCGAGTACGTCACCGCCGACGGCACGCGGCTCCACCTGGAGCTGAGCGGGCCGGAGGACGCCGCGGTGACGCTGGTGCTGGTGCACGGCTGGACGCAGGACCTGACCTGCTGGGAGCCGGTGGTCCAGCGGCTGCCGGGGCAGCGGCTGCTGCGGTACGACCACCGCGGGCACGGCCGGTCGGCGCCCGCGACCAAAACGACGGCGACGATCGAGCAGATCGCCGACGACCTGGCCGAAGTGCTGGAAACCGTGGTGCCGGACGGCAAGCTGGTGCTCGCCGGGCATTCGATGGGCGGCATGACGATCATGGCGCTGGCCGAGCGCCACCCGGAACTGGTGTCGAGCCGGGTCGCCGGGGTGGCCTTCGTGGCCACCTCGTCCGGTGAGATGAACCAGCTCACCCTTGGCCTTCCCGGCCTCGCCGGGCGAGGGGTGCCCAGGGTGGAACCGCGGGTGCGGAACCTGCTCGAACGGCGGCGCAAGGACACCCTGCCCGGTACGCCGGGCTTCCTGGCGCCGTTCACGCGGTGGCTCGCGTTCGGGCGGGGAGCGGCACGGGCCGACGTGCTGGACGTCGCGGCACAGGCCCTGCGCGCGCACCCCGCGAGCATCGCCGGCTTCCTGGAGGCGATCACGCGGCACGACCGCCGGCTCGCGCTGGCCGCGCTCCGCGGCACGCCGGCGGTCGTGCTCGCCGGGCAGCTGGACCGGTTGTGCCCGGTCCCGCACGCCAGGGTGATCGCGGACGAGCTGCCGGAGGCGGAGTTCGTCTACTTCCCGAAGGCGGGGCACATGCTGCCCTACGAACGCGCCGACGAGGTGGCCGCGCGCATCCGGGCGCTGCTGAAGGTCCCGGTGCTCGCCGGGGTCTGA
- a CDS encoding TIGR02569 family protein: MTAPAPRRQPPPPHAMAAFGAKGAEPEPMPSGLGWRCGDLVLKPVHDRARTLWQARTMERISLPDVRVARPVRSTDGRSIVAGWTACRFISGTPQPRYDELVLAAVKLHQATADEPRPDFLAGRRDVYAIADRMAWEELEPELDEKKGGGWFEVLAGARRPVHGPDQLVHGELFGRVLFDGDEPPGIVDFEPYFRPAEWGAAVATVDALAWGGADSQLLQRWAHLPEWPQLVLRATLFRLAIIALDPDFTPSSLDGLRVAAREVSALL, from the coding sequence GTGACCGCACCGGCCCCGAGACGCCAGCCCCCGCCGCCGCACGCCATGGCGGCGTTCGGGGCGAAGGGCGCCGAACCGGAGCCGATGCCGTCCGGACTGGGCTGGCGCTGCGGTGACCTGGTGCTCAAGCCGGTGCACGACCGCGCGCGAACGCTGTGGCAGGCCCGCACGATGGAGCGCATCTCGCTGCCGGACGTGCGGGTCGCCCGGCCGGTCCGGTCCACCGACGGCCGGTCGATCGTGGCGGGCTGGACGGCGTGCCGGTTCATCTCCGGCACGCCGCAGCCGCGCTACGACGAACTGGTGCTGGCCGCGGTGAAGCTGCACCAGGCGACCGCGGACGAGCCGCGGCCGGACTTCCTGGCCGGGCGCCGCGACGTCTACGCGATCGCCGACCGGATGGCTTGGGAAGAACTCGAACCCGAGCTGGACGAGAAGAAGGGCGGCGGCTGGTTCGAGGTGCTCGCCGGCGCACGCCGCCCGGTGCACGGACCGGACCAGCTGGTGCACGGCGAGCTGTTCGGCCGGGTCCTCTTCGACGGGGACGAACCGCCCGGCATCGTCGACTTCGAACCGTACTTCCGGCCCGCCGAATGGGGCGCCGCGGTGGCCACCGTGGACGCGCTCGCCTGGGGCGGGGCCGACTCGCAACTCCTGCAACGCTGGGCACATCTGCCCGAGTGGCCGCAGCTTGTGTTGCGCGCCACACTGTTCCGGCTGGCGATCATCGCACTGGACCCGGATTTCACCCCGTCTTCCCTTGATGGCCTGCGGGTTGCCGCCCGTGAGGTCAGCGCGCTGCTCTGA
- a CDS encoding DUF3107 domain-containing protein yields the protein MEVKIGIKDTPRELVVSSGQSAEEVEKLVSEALNAADGLFRIADDKGRKFLVPADRIAYVEIAPNDVRKVGFAVGA from the coding sequence GTGGAGGTCAAGATCGGCATCAAGGACACCCCACGCGAACTCGTGGTGTCCAGCGGCCAGTCCGCCGAGGAGGTGGAGAAGCTGGTGTCGGAGGCGCTGAACGCCGCTGACGGGCTGTTCCGCATCGCCGACGACAAGGGACGCAAGTTCCTGGTGCCCGCCGACCGCATCGCGTACGTCGAGATCGCGCCGAACGACGTGCGCAAGGTCGGTTTTGCCGTCGGCGCATAG